The following coding sequences are from one Leptolyngbya sp. NIES-3755 window:
- a CDS encoding hypothetical protein (similar to AA sequence:cyanobase_aa:cce_4677) codes for MATSDLPRDLEPIHEHEHDPAHPHVHSEESVRRVINRLSRIEGHIRGIKTMVQSDRPCPDVLIQVAAVRGALDRVARMILDEHLSQCVSRAAQEGNIDAEIEELKAALDRFLP; via the coding sequence ATGGCAACTTCAGATTTACCTCGTGATCTTGAACCGATTCACGAACATGAGCACGATCCGGCTCATCCGCACGTTCACAGTGAAGAATCGGTGCGCCGAGTGATTAATCGGTTGTCACGGATTGAAGGGCATATTCGCGGTATCAAAACGATGGTGCAAAGCGATCGACCTTGCCCGGATGTGCTGATTCAAGTGGCTGCGGTTCGAGGAGCACTCGATCGGGTGGCGCGAATGATTTTAGATGAGCATTTGTCGCAGTGTGTGTCTCGTGCCGCCCAAGAAGGCAATATCGATGCAGAGATCGAAGAATTGAAGGCGGCACTCGATCGATTCTTGCCTTAG
- a CDS encoding NAD-dependent epimerase/dehydratase (similar to AA sequence:cyanobase_aa:LBDG_16240) has translation MKAFVAGATGETGRRIVQQLVDRGIPVRALVRNVESARSILPTEVELVQGDVLQGAQLIGAMGDSTVVFCATGAKPSFDPTQPYKVDYEGTKNLVDAAKAKGIEQFVLVTSLCTSQFFHPLNLFWLILVWKKQAEEYLQKSGLTYTIVRPGGLKNEENENAIVMSSADTLSEGSIPRTKVAQVCVESVFDPNARNKIVEIVANPDAAPKPFSELFAQVA, from the coding sequence ATGAAAGCATTTGTCGCAGGGGCAACGGGTGAAACAGGTCGGCGGATTGTTCAACAATTAGTCGATCGAGGAATTCCCGTTCGAGCATTGGTGCGGAATGTCGAATCGGCTCGATCGATTTTGCCGACAGAAGTGGAGTTAGTTCAGGGCGATGTGTTACAGGGAGCACAGCTAATCGGGGCAATGGGCGATTCGACCGTCGTGTTTTGTGCAACCGGAGCGAAACCGAGTTTTGATCCCACTCAGCCGTACAAAGTCGATTACGAAGGCACAAAAAATTTAGTGGATGCCGCAAAAGCGAAAGGAATCGAGCAGTTCGTTTTGGTCACTTCGCTTTGTACCTCGCAGTTCTTTCATCCGCTGAATTTGTTCTGGCTGATTCTGGTATGGAAGAAGCAGGCAGAGGAATATCTTCAGAAGAGTGGCTTAACTTATACGATCGTGCGTCCGGGCGGCTTGAAAAACGAAGAAAACGAGAATGCGATCGTCATGTCTTCGGCTGATACGTTATCTGAGGGCAGCATTCCCCGCACAAAAGTGGCTCAAGTTTGTGTCGAATCGGTCTTTGATCCGAACGCACGAAACAAAATCGTGGAAATCGTTGCGAACCCCGATGCGGCTCCCAAACCGTTTTCTGAACTATTCGCACAAGTCGCCTAA
- a CDS encoding hypothetical protein (hypothetical protein MC7420_2600;~similar to AA sequence:cyanobase_aa:LBDG_16230) — protein sequence MQSQPTDPSDFANSNFVRPDAAHPSGTSHQPVETLLNEPTIFSSQFIDCMEMNADAKTVAQYLDVHQDWFHRCAHPMHVESIGQNSYALTIGHFGAFGYDVEPKIGLDLLPQQEGIYRIETVPVPGDLTQGYEVDFQAALELVEHLSQSNPTAKMTQVQWQLDLKVSIQFPRFIHALPDSLIQKTGDRILRQVVRQVSRRLTHKVQEDFHSSRDLSIPKRTRKKLL from the coding sequence ATGCAATCGCAACCGACCGATCCTTCGGATTTCGCTAATTCTAATTTTGTTCGCCCGGATGCCGCTCATCCGAGTGGAACGTCTCATCAGCCTGTCGAGACTCTACTGAATGAGCCGACGATTTTCTCTAGTCAGTTTATTGACTGTATGGAGATGAATGCGGATGCCAAAACCGTGGCGCAGTACCTTGATGTGCATCAGGACTGGTTTCATCGTTGTGCTCATCCGATGCACGTGGAATCGATCGGGCAAAATAGCTACGCGCTAACCATTGGGCACTTCGGAGCATTTGGATATGATGTCGAGCCGAAGATTGGATTGGATCTATTGCCGCAGCAAGAAGGCATTTATCGAATAGAGACGGTTCCGGTTCCAGGGGATCTGACTCAGGGATATGAGGTTGATTTCCAGGCTGCCCTAGAGTTGGTGGAACATCTGAGCCAGAGCAATCCCACCGCAAAAATGACTCAGGTGCAGTGGCAGCTTGATTTGAAGGTGTCGATTCAGTTTCCCCGATTTATTCATGCCCTGCCGGATTCGCTAATTCAGAAAACGGGCGATCGCATTCTTCGTCAAGTAGTTCGTCAAGTGTCGCGCCGTTTGACTCACAAGGTTCAGGAAGATTTTCATTCGTCTCGTGATTTATCGATCCCTAAGCGGACTCGTAAGAAGCTTCTATGA
- a CDS encoding HAD family hydrolase (similar to AA sequence:cyanobase_aa:LBDG_15370): MKVAFWLIPSDRDFYQSLIHDLAQRYNAPIFQPHVTLYSGNFEHDRILEFAQTSIEIVLEIDRIRYSNQFTKTLFIQLVSNLQLEQLSQSIQAFFGSPYSLDPHLSLIYARLNEAEQRSLSKQIQLRDQAIHFDRLTAIEIPTKPQTREDIEAWREITS; the protein is encoded by the coding sequence ATGAAAGTTGCATTTTGGCTGATTCCATCCGATCGCGATTTTTATCAATCTCTAATTCACGATCTTGCTCAACGCTACAATGCTCCAATCTTTCAGCCGCACGTGACGCTTTACAGCGGTAATTTTGAACACGATCGAATCCTGGAATTTGCTCAGACATCGATCGAGATCGTTTTAGAAATCGATCGTATTCGATATTCCAATCAATTCACTAAAACGCTCTTTATCCAGCTTGTCTCGAATCTGCAACTAGAGCAATTAAGCCAATCGATTCAAGCATTTTTCGGCTCACCGTATTCGCTTGATCCGCATTTGAGTTTGATTTATGCACGATTAAACGAAGCGGAACAGCGATCGCTTTCTAAACAGATTCAACTACGAGATCAAGCCATTCACTTCGATCGATTAACTGCGATCGAGATTCCAACCAAGCCCCAAACCCGTGAAGATATCGAAGCTTGGCGCGAAATCACGTCATAG
- a CDS encoding aspartyl/glutamyl-tRNA amidotransferase subunit B (similar to AA sequence:cyanobase_aa:LBDG_34980), producing the protein MTTAAPAKTQYEAIIGLETHCQLNTETKIFSDSSTQFTTDPNVHIDPVCMGMPGVLPVLNQKVLEYAVKAGLALNCQIAPYSKFDRKQYFYPDLPKNYQISQYDLPIAEHGWLEIEITDDKGKPLLDENGKARTKRIGITRLHMEEDAGKLVHGGSDRLSGSTYSLVDYNRAGVPLCEIVSEPDMRTGQEAAEYAQELRRIMLYLGVSDGNMQEGSLRCDVNVSVRPVGQEEFGVKVEIKNMNSFSAIQKAIDYEIERQTAAIENGEKIIQETRLWEEGAQRTISMRIKEGSSDYRYFPEPDLGPIEVAPEQLEEWRLQLPELPYQKRHRYEGELGLSPYDARILTDDRAIAEYFEATIAAKANPKLAANWIMGDISAYLNNEKLSITQLALKPETLAELIGLIEDGTISNKIGKDVLPELLQTGGSAKELIEKKGLIQISDAGAIESAIDAVLAANPTELEQYRAGKTKLLGFFVGKVMKETGGRADPKLTNQLLAKKLNG; encoded by the coding sequence ATGACTACTGCTGCTCCCGCTAAAACTCAGTACGAAGCGATTATCGGTCTCGAAACTCACTGTCAGTTGAATACCGAGACGAAGATTTTTTCGGATAGCTCAACCCAGTTTACGACCGATCCGAATGTCCATATTGATCCGGTGTGCATGGGAATGCCGGGAGTCTTGCCTGTTCTCAATCAAAAGGTATTGGAATATGCAGTGAAGGCAGGACTCGCGTTGAATTGCCAAATTGCCCCTTATAGTAAGTTCGATCGCAAACAATATTTCTATCCAGATCTGCCGAAGAATTACCAAATTTCGCAATACGATTTACCGATCGCTGAACACGGTTGGCTCGAAATCGAAATCACCGACGATAAGGGTAAGCCTTTGTTGGATGAAAACGGCAAAGCCAGAACGAAACGCATCGGTATCACTCGCCTGCACATGGAAGAAGATGCCGGAAAGCTCGTGCATGGAGGCAGCGATCGACTATCAGGCTCAACTTATTCGCTGGTCGATTACAACCGCGCTGGCGTTCCTTTGTGCGAAATCGTGTCAGAACCGGATATGCGAACCGGACAGGAAGCCGCTGAGTATGCTCAAGAGTTGCGTCGAATCATGCTCTACTTGGGTGTGAGTGACGGCAACATGCAAGAAGGCTCACTCCGCTGTGATGTCAATGTCTCAGTCCGTCCAGTTGGGCAAGAAGAATTCGGTGTCAAGGTCGAAATCAAAAATATGAACTCGTTTAGCGCGATCCAAAAAGCGATCGACTACGAGATCGAACGGCAAACCGCAGCGATCGAGAATGGCGAAAAAATCATTCAAGAAACGCGCCTCTGGGAAGAAGGAGCGCAACGCACGATCAGTATGCGAATCAAAGAAGGATCGAGCGATTATCGTTATTTTCCTGAACCAGATTTGGGACCGATCGAGGTTGCTCCAGAACAATTAGAAGAATGGCGATTGCAACTTCCAGAATTGCCTTACCAAAAGCGTCATCGCTACGAAGGAGAGCTAGGTTTATCTCCTTACGATGCGCGAATTTTGACCGACGATCGAGCCATTGCTGAATACTTTGAAGCGACGATCGCTGCGAAAGCCAATCCGAAGCTGGCTGCAAACTGGATTATGGGCGATATCAGCGCTTATTTGAACAATGAGAAGCTGAGTATCACTCAATTGGCTCTCAAGCCCGAAACGTTGGCAGAACTGATTGGATTAATCGAAGACGGCACGATCAGCAACAAGATCGGGAAGGATGTCTTACCAGAATTGCTGCAAACAGGCGGATCAGCGAAGGAGTTGATCGAGAAGAAAGGCTTGATTCAAATTTCCGATGCGGGCGCGATCGAGTCTGCGATCGATGCCGTTCTTGCTGCCAATCCAACCGAGCTAGAACAGTACCGAGCAGGGAAAACCAAACTCCTGGGATTCTTTGTCGGTAAAGTGATGAAAGAAACCGGAGGACGGGCAGATCCCAAACTTACAAACCAATTGTTAGCGAAGAAATTGAACGGTTAA
- a CDS encoding protein serine/threonine phosphatase (similar to AA sequence:cyanobase_aa:LBDG_34990): MLVCPQCQFENPEDHKFCQSCGTSLFEKPCSNCGDLVDWSAYKCSNCGTITGTIRSLWMSKPSDALQIDPRYQVLESSGALWQVLDREPLKPAIIDTPPDSAVPYLELEPYLLQILPLLLNAWQDEDREILILEDRSNFTILSDFLKTSKSIPLLQILHWFYEMIDIWEVLEPYNLCHSLIESRNLRLDEDQLLCLERLIPHQTPAPTLKNLGTIWQNLLAQLSQTQSASLHVLIADLRSESVSTLDELRSQLKAIAHDDTQSDFTDSEIMSDPQSPEDFPSASIPESSAEEVVTVIAEPDHDSDDMPTIVLPMQLFSLEDAGRTDIGRQRDHNEDCFGIDTQIDKVQSPSNRVIQARGLYVLCDGMGGHAGGEVASQMALDTLRTYFRQYWRDMDGGIHPAKLPSADVIRSAIQQANKAIYNVNQEGLRSGSGRMGTTLVMVLIHDTEAAIAHVGDSRLYRYTRKHGLEQVTLDHEVGQREILRGVEPDIAYGRPDAYQLTQALGPRDEYFVNPDVQFFEINEDMVLLLASDGLTDNDLLETYWQSHVDPMLSSQNNLDQSVSNLIDLANQYNGHDNITAIAIRAKVRPNLDQLK, encoded by the coding sequence ATGCTGGTCTGCCCTCAATGCCAATTTGAGAATCCAGAAGATCATAAGTTTTGTCAGAGTTGCGGAACTTCGCTCTTCGAGAAACCCTGTTCAAATTGTGGTGATCTGGTCGATTGGAGTGCGTACAAATGCTCAAATTGCGGAACGATCACAGGTACGATTCGATCGCTCTGGATGTCGAAACCGTCCGATGCACTCCAGATCGATCCCCGTTATCAAGTCCTCGAATCGTCTGGGGCACTCTGGCAAGTCCTCGATCGAGAACCCCTCAAACCCGCAATCATTGACACGCCACCGGATAGCGCCGTTCCCTATCTCGAATTAGAGCCTTATTTACTCCAGATTTTGCCGCTGTTGTTGAATGCGTGGCAGGACGAAGACCGGGAAATTCTGATTCTCGAAGACCGATCGAATTTTACAATTCTGAGCGACTTTCTCAAAACCAGTAAAAGCATTCCGCTGCTGCAAATTCTCCACTGGTTTTACGAAATGATTGATATTTGGGAAGTGCTGGAACCCTACAACCTGTGTCACAGTCTAATAGAGTCCCGCAATTTGCGATTAGACGAGGATCAACTCCTGTGTTTAGAGCGATTGATTCCCCACCAAACCCCTGCGCCCACGCTAAAAAACTTGGGTACAATCTGGCAAAACCTCCTTGCTCAACTGTCCCAAACGCAATCCGCATCTTTACATGTATTGATCGCGGATCTGCGGTCTGAATCTGTTTCCACCCTTGACGAACTCCGATCGCAACTGAAAGCGATCGCTCACGACGATACCCAATCCGACTTTACTGACTCTGAGATCATGTCTGACCCGCAATCGCCCGAAGATTTTCCCAGTGCTTCTATTCCCGAATCGTCCGCTGAAGAAGTGGTCACAGTTATTGCTGAACCGGATCACGACAGCGATGATATGCCCACGATCGTATTGCCGATGCAGTTGTTCAGTCTTGAAGATGCTGGACGGACGGATATTGGACGACAGCGCGATCATAATGAGGATTGTTTTGGGATTGATACACAGATCGATAAAGTGCAGTCTCCTTCCAATCGCGTGATTCAGGCGCGAGGCTTGTATGTGCTCTGTGATGGAATGGGCGGTCATGCAGGTGGCGAAGTTGCTAGCCAAATGGCACTCGATACGCTGAGAACCTATTTTCGACAGTACTGGCGCGATATGGATGGGGGAATTCATCCCGCAAAGCTGCCTTCTGCTGATGTGATCCGGAGTGCAATTCAACAGGCGAATAAAGCCATTTACAACGTGAATCAGGAAGGACTGCGATCGGGCAGTGGCAGAATGGGAACAACCTTAGTAATGGTGCTCATCCACGATACTGAAGCGGCTATTGCTCATGTGGGAGATAGTCGCTTATATCGCTACACTCGCAAGCATGGATTGGAACAAGTAACGCTCGATCACGAGGTGGGACAGCGTGAAATTCTACGGGGTGTTGAGCCTGATATTGCTTATGGTCGTCCGGATGCTTACCAACTCACACAGGCATTGGGTCCGCGTGATGAGTACTTTGTGAATCCGGATGTGCAATTCTTTGAAATTAACGAAGATATGGTGCTGCTATTGGCATCGGATGGTTTAACTGATAATGATTTGCTTGAAACTTATTGGCAAAGTCATGTTGATCCGATGCTGAGTTCGCAAAACAATCTAGATCAAAGTGTGAGTAACTTGATCGATTTGGCGAATCAGTACAACGGACATGACAACATTACTGCGATCGCAATTCGCGCCAAGGTGCGTCCGAATCTCGATCAGTTGAAGTAG
- a CDS encoding diguanylate cyclase/phosphodiesterase, putative (similar to AA sequence:cyanobase_aa:AM1_0522), whose amino-acid sequence MLIAPFILQVVAIVSLVGYLSYRNGQQSIEDLTNQLMDSVSKRVEQKLTHYLTSPPLVNQLVSDATRRGDLNLNFNSPNPQAEQHLWQQMKLFNNLAWITVGTETGDTLGIWRPTQDEDLQIWMSNRSTQYFGTYFATDAQGQRTRQLKIEKPKYDPRSRPWYQSAIAAKQSTWTSIYPGFTPGTIFIAASQPLYDPKGTLVGAIGTDISLRDIQNFLVQNPVSPTGNIFLMERSGLLVASSSQEPPFRLVGSTPQRVNALDSQTYLIQSTARSITAQFNGFTTIQQRQKLRLTIDQKTHYVQILPFSLQPGLDWLIVIVVPESDVMGRVNASTETTIWICAIALLIAILLNALISHWLVKPIIGLSEASQRITQGDFSSEVPQTQIQELSTLANSFTHMSEEIQHSRQQLEDYSRSLEQKVSDRTLALEQEIEHRRAAELALQSANQELQRLAYLDGLTQISNRRRFDEYLDLEWHTMKRERLPLSLILCDVDYFKQYNDVYGHQMGDDCLQKVATAIAKSVRRSSDLVARYGGEEFAILLPNTPPNGALEVATLIQKAIQSLQLPHSASQVCEIVTASFGISTVIPIEEMSPEELLVDCDRALYQAKMAGRDRIRMA is encoded by the coding sequence ATGCTGATTGCTCCATTCATTCTGCAAGTAGTCGCGATCGTGTCTTTGGTAGGCTATCTTTCTTATCGGAATGGACAGCAATCGATCGAAGATTTGACCAATCAACTGATGGATTCGGTTTCCAAGCGCGTTGAACAGAAATTAACCCACTATCTCACCTCTCCTCCTTTGGTAAATCAGCTTGTGAGCGATGCCACTCGTCGCGGAGATTTGAACCTAAACTTCAATTCACCGAATCCACAAGCAGAACAACATCTTTGGCAACAAATGAAATTGTTCAACAATCTTGCTTGGATTACTGTAGGAACTGAAACGGGAGACACGCTTGGGATTTGGCGACCCACACAGGATGAGGACTTGCAGATTTGGATGTCCAATCGATCGACACAATATTTCGGCACATATTTTGCTACAGATGCTCAAGGACAACGCACTCGGCAACTCAAAATCGAAAAGCCAAAATACGATCCGCGATCGCGTCCTTGGTATCAATCTGCGATCGCAGCAAAACAATCGACCTGGACAAGCATTTATCCCGGTTTCACTCCTGGAACGATTTTTATCGCTGCCAGTCAGCCGCTCTACGACCCAAAAGGAACCTTAGTGGGGGCAATTGGAACCGATATCTCTCTAAGAGACATTCAAAACTTCCTTGTGCAGAATCCCGTTAGTCCCACTGGCAATATTTTTTTGATGGAACGATCGGGTTTACTCGTCGCGAGTTCCAGCCAAGAGCCACCCTTTCGATTAGTCGGTTCTACCCCTCAGCGCGTGAATGCACTCGATAGTCAAACCTACTTAATTCAATCCACAGCCCGATCGATTACTGCACAGTTCAATGGCTTCACAACGATTCAACAGCGTCAAAAACTTCGCTTAACGATCGACCAAAAAACTCACTATGTTCAAATTCTGCCTTTCTCGCTGCAACCGGGACTCGATTGGCTGATTGTGATTGTCGTTCCCGAATCTGATGTGATGGGGCGAGTCAACGCCAGCACAGAAACGACGATCTGGATTTGTGCGATCGCTTTACTCATTGCAATTCTGCTCAATGCACTCATCAGTCATTGGTTAGTCAAACCGATCATTGGATTAAGCGAAGCCAGTCAGCGAATTACTCAAGGAGATTTCAGTTCTGAAGTGCCACAAACGCAGATTCAGGAACTCTCCACACTGGCGAACTCATTCACACACATGAGCGAAGAGATCCAACACTCCCGGCAACAGTTAGAGGATTATTCGCGATCGCTAGAACAGAAAGTCAGCGATCGTACCTTAGCGCTAGAACAAGAAATCGAACATCGCAGAGCCGCCGAACTTGCCCTCCAATCTGCCAATCAAGAACTTCAACGATTAGCCTATCTGGACGGTCTCACTCAAATCTCAAATCGTCGTCGGTTTGATGAATACTTAGATTTAGAATGGCACACGATGAAACGGGAGCGATTACCCCTGTCGTTAATTCTCTGCGATGTGGACTATTTCAAGCAGTACAACGATGTGTATGGACATCAGATGGGCGATGATTGTTTGCAGAAAGTCGCAACTGCGATCGCCAAATCAGTTCGTCGTTCTTCAGATTTAGTTGCCCGCTACGGAGGTGAAGAATTTGCCATCCTCTTACCGAACACGCCGCCCAATGGTGCGCTAGAAGTGGCAACCCTGATTCAGAAAGCAATTCAGAGCTTACAATTGCCCCATTCAGCCTCTCAAGTGTGCGAGATTGTGACGGCAAGTTTTGGGATCTCCACGGTCATTCCAATCGAAGAGATGTCACCAGAAGAATTGCTAGTGGACTGCGATCGCGCTCTCTATCAGGCGAAGATGGCAGGACGCGATCGCATTCGGATGGCTTAG
- a CDS encoding hypothetical protein (hypothetical protein MC7420_6294;~similar to AA sequence:cyanobase_aa:LBDG_35010): MNGMNLQVAHPMEKLQRQVQKLVDSKLLKPNDSLWKIALLYGDDWSYWKQELEAFEFSMKDPVSELLAVDSWEED; this comes from the coding sequence ATGAATGGTATGAACCTACAGGTCGCCCATCCGATGGAAAAGTTGCAGCGTCAAGTCCAAAAATTGGTGGACTCAAAACTGCTCAAACCTAATGATAGTCTTTGGAAAATTGCGCTGCTGTATGGCGATGATTGGAGCTATTGGAAGCAAGAACTCGAAGCCTTTGAGTTCTCCATGAAAGATCCGGTCAGCGAACTGTTAGCAGTAGATAGCTGGGAAGAAGATTAA
- a CDS encoding 2-isopropylmalate synthase/homocitrate synthase family protein (similar to AA sequence:cyanobase_aa:LBDG_35020), which produces MAPIFLSIYDTTLRDGAQREGISFSVEDKVRIARQLDQLGIPFIEGGWPGANPKDVQFFWHLKEQPLSQAEIVAFCFTRRPGKTAATDPMLQPILAAGTTWITIVGKSWDLHVTEGLQTTLDENLAMIGDTIAYLRQHDRRIIYDAEHWFDGYKHNPEYALKTLEAAISAGADWITLCDTNGGTLPHEVDRIVREVIETVPSTQIGIHTHNDCELAVANAISAVNAGATMVQGTINGYGERCGNANLCSVIPNLQLKLGYQCLPSEQLATLTQVSRIVSEVANLAPDDHAPFVGLSAFAHKGGLHVSAVQRNPITYEHLQPELVGNNRRIVISEQSGMSNILAKARSLGFNLDKHDPTCRQILESLKHLEQDGYQFEAAEASFELLIREALGERIAPFEVRGFQVHYDMMAEPVPARSYCGRARSLATVKVAIAHQEILEAAEGNGPVSALDAALRKALINAYPEIATFYLTDYKVRILDGAAGTSAKTRVLVESSNGVQRWATVGVSGNILEASYQAVVESLEYGLLLQHCARTMQPC; this is translated from the coding sequence ATGGCTCCAATATTTTTGTCAATTTACGATACAACACTGCGAGATGGCGCTCAACGTGAAGGCATTTCTTTCTCGGTTGAAGACAAAGTTCGGATCGCACGTCAGCTAGACCAGTTGGGCATTCCGTTTATTGAAGGCGGCTGGCCCGGAGCAAATCCCAAAGATGTGCAGTTTTTCTGGCATCTGAAAGAGCAACCTTTGAGCCAAGCGGAAATTGTCGCGTTCTGCTTCACTCGTCGTCCAGGGAAAACTGCCGCGACTGATCCAATGTTGCAACCGATTTTGGCAGCGGGAACAACCTGGATCACGATCGTTGGAAAGTCCTGGGATTTGCACGTGACTGAAGGACTCCAAACGACGCTGGATGAAAATTTGGCAATGATTGGGGATACGATCGCTTATCTCAGACAGCACGATCGACGAATCATTTACGATGCTGAACATTGGTTCGATGGCTACAAGCACAATCCAGAGTATGCACTGAAGACTTTAGAAGCAGCAATTTCAGCGGGCGCAGACTGGATCACACTTTGCGATACCAATGGTGGAACATTACCGCATGAAGTCGATCGAATTGTTCGTGAAGTCATCGAAACTGTTCCTTCAACTCAAATTGGCATTCACACGCACAATGATTGTGAATTAGCCGTTGCCAATGCGATCTCCGCTGTGAATGCTGGAGCCACAATGGTTCAAGGCACGATCAATGGTTACGGGGAACGCTGCGGAAATGCAAATCTTTGCTCTGTCATTCCCAATCTGCAATTGAAACTGGGCTATCAGTGTTTACCGAGTGAGCAATTAGCAACCCTAACCCAAGTCAGCCGAATTGTCAGCGAAGTCGCGAATCTTGCCCCCGATGATCATGCTCCGTTTGTCGGATTGTCTGCATTTGCTCACAAAGGAGGGCTACATGTTTCAGCCGTTCAGCGCAATCCGATCACTTATGAGCATTTGCAGCCAGAGCTAGTTGGGAACAATCGGCGCATTGTGATTTCGGAACAGTCCGGAATGAGTAATATTCTGGCAAAAGCTCGATCGCTCGGTTTCAATCTCGATAAGCACGATCCAACCTGTCGGCAGATTTTGGAATCGCTCAAACATCTAGAGCAAGATGGCTATCAGTTTGAAGCCGCAGAAGCAAGTTTTGAACTGTTAATCCGAGAAGCGTTGGGAGAGAGAATTGCTCCGTTTGAAGTGCGCGGTTTCCAAGTGCATTACGACATGATGGCTGAACCTGTCCCGGCTCGTAGCTATTGTGGACGAGCGCGATCGCTTGCCACGGTGAAAGTTGCGATCGCACATCAGGAAATTCTCGAAGCGGCTGAAGGTAATGGACCTGTTTCTGCGTTAGATGCCGCTCTCAGAAAAGCCCTGATTAATGCGTACCCTGAAATTGCAACCTTCTATTTAACTGATTACAAGGTGCGAATTCTAGACGGTGCGGCTGGAACTTCCGCTAAAACTCGTGTCCTGGTTGAGTCAAGTAACGGTGTACAACGCTGGGCAACTGTGGGAGTCTCAGGAAATATTCTGGAAGCATCTTACCAAGCTGTGGTGGAAAGTTTAGAGTATGGGCTATTGTTGCAGCACTGTGCCAGAACAATGCAACCCTGCTAA
- a CDS encoding hypothetical protein (hypothetical protein L8106_18037;~similar to AA sequence:cyanobase_aa:LBDG_35030), protein MPTITAQGRTIDCESGANLRQVLLKNGIDLYNGGSTVINCRGIGTCGTCSVEIEGDVSEMDWREKARLSLPPHNPEKSRRLACQVRVLGDIRVTKHGGFWGQEDTVQWKPET, encoded by the coding sequence ATGCCGACAATTACAGCCCAGGGAAGAACGATCGACTGTGAATCGGGTGCGAATTTACGTCAGGTTTTGCTGAAAAATGGAATCGATTTGTACAACGGCGGTTCAACCGTGATTAACTGTCGCGGGATTGGTACTTGCGGTACTTGTTCCGTCGAAATCGAAGGCGATGTTTCTGAAATGGACTGGCGCGAAAAGGCACGACTCTCTTTGCCACCGCACAACCCAGAAAAATCTCGCCGTTTAGCCTGCCAGGTGCGCGTTTTAGGAGATATTCGCGTGACAAAACATGGAGGATTTTGGGGACAAGAGGACACAGTACAGTGGAAACCTGAAACCTAA
- a CDS encoding hypothetical protein (similar to AA sequence:cyanobase_aa:LBDG_35040) produces the protein MNRNGRLVGGVLVGVALLWLLRILGALPFSDRTTNQIGNQANAQIPPDRPLITNFDETRTSIANFNPETGSGTGTENLGTPGTGTGNGTVAQNPGAGTGTGTGTGSGTSTRPAAPVVPGAW, from the coding sequence ATGAATCGAAATGGAAGACTTGTTGGCGGCGTTTTAGTGGGGGTTGCGCTTCTCTGGTTGTTGCGAATTTTAGGGGCATTGCCTTTTAGCGATCGCACCACAAACCAAATTGGCAACCAAGCCAATGCCCAAATTCCCCCGGATCGTCCCCTGATTACCAATTTTGATGAAACCCGGACGAGCATTGCCAATTTCAATCCTGAAACGGGCAGCGGAACAGGAACCGAAAACCTCGGCACACCTGGAACGGGCACTGGAAACGGAACCGTTGCTCAAAATCCTGGAGCGGGCACTGGAACGGGTACAGGAACCGGATCTGGAACTTCTACTCGACCCGCAGCGCCAGTTGTGCCCGGAGCTTGGTAA